From the genome of Candidatus Flexicrinis proximus:
GGCGGTTGTCGCGCTGATCGTCTCGTTTACCCCCTCCGAGGTGCCAACCCTTGCGCCAACCGAGCTGCCGACCCTTCCCTTGGCGACCCAGCCGACCCAGCTTCCTCCAACCGACATTCAGGCATCCATCCCCACCATCGTCGATGTCGGCACGACCCCGCTTCCCGTAATAGGTTCCACCCCAGCAACGGCTCAACCAACCTCGGCTCAAGCACCGAGGCCGAATATCCGGCTGTTCTTCGATTCGGCCAGTCTCACCGTCTACAACTTGCGCGGTGGCACCAAATCACTGGCCGGCGTCTCGTTTATTAGCGATGAAGTCCGCTGGGAATCATCCCAGTGGGGACCGATCCACGAAGACCTGAGTAATCAGGACTGTCTCCGCCTGCGCGACTTCAATACTAGCGTGCAGACTCCGCCTGCCGAATGTCAGATACTCCAATCTCTCCAACTGGTCGGCCCCTGCCGCCATCTTCTGGCGTGATCCCGCCGGCTTCAGCGTTGAGCGTAACGGCGTTCTTCTCGCCACCTGCTCAACCTCGCCCTGCGACCTTTACCTGCCGCAGGAGTGAATGCGCGCGCTATACTTCACGGCAGCGATAATCGATGGTGACACTTGCGGAGAACCAATGACTGCACTTCTTCAGTTGATCCCGCTCGGCGACGAGATGCGGTCCAGACAGTTCGCCGCCTATTACGGCCGGGATCTCCCACCCGAGGCCAATTACGGCCGCAATCCTCAGGCCGATGAATTTGTCCAGGCGTTTAGCCGTTCTAAACTCGATGGACTTACCCTCCAGCGCGAAGGGTCACCGTCGAAATCGTGGGCCTTGGTGATCTCGGACGCTGCCGGCGAAAGACTCCGCATCGACGCCCGGCTGCGCGGAAAAGACAAGGACAATGTGCTTTTCACCGTCACGGGCGACCGCCACCTCCTAGAAGTCCTTGTCGCCCATCTTCCCGCTTCCTGCGGCTCGTTTCTCATCTCGACCGATGGTCTCAATCCCCTGATCGTGACGTCAGGTGCCGCCTGACAATATCCACGTAGAATCGAGCCCAAAACCTCGCGCTTTATTATTTCCAATAATGATAATATAATCATTTTCGGAAATAATGAGGCGCGTATGTCCAAACTCGACCTGCTGCTGCACCCCATTCGTATTCGCATCGTCATGGCGCTGACCGGAACGCAGCTCACGCCCGCGCAGATCGGTGCTACGATTGACGACGTGCCGCTGACCTCGCTCTACCGGCACATCAACGCGCTGGCCGAAGGCGGCATCCTCGCCGTGGTTGAGGAACGTCCCATCCGCGGGACGGTCGAAAAGGTCTATGCGCTGATTGACGGTGCCGCGCGTGTCCGCCCTGACGAGATGCCGCCGCTGTCTGCCGACGAGCACATGCGTTACTTCATGGTATTTCTCACCTCGCTGCTTCAGGACTTTTCGCAGTATCTCGCCAATCGCGACCCGTCCGGCCCGCCACCTGACACGTCCTATACCAAAATCGCGCTGTCGCTCTCGCCCGATGAATATCACGCGCTCACCGAGCAGATGCGCGACCTCGCCACACGCTACGTCGGCGCTGAGGACGACGGCACCCGCAAGCGCTACACCTTTGGGTTCATCAGCATTCCGGAAGAGCAGGGGAGATAACTCATGTCGCTATATATCGAGGAAAGCGGCACGCAAGGCGCGCCGTCGATTGTCTTCCTACATGGCTCCGGCACCGGGCGCTGGATGTGGACTCAGCAGATCGCCGACTTAGCGGATTTCCACTGCATCAATCTTGATCTGCCCGGCCACGGCAAAAGTCTCCATGACGAATGGAAGTCGATGGCGGACACCGCCGTGCAGGTCGCAGAGGTCATCCGCAGCCGGGCGACCCATCAGCGTGCCTTTGTGGTCGGTCTTTCGCTGGGTGGCTACATCGCGCTCGAACTTGCGGCACACCACCCGGCACAGGTCGCGACCGCCATCGTGAGCAGTGTCACATCAGCGCCGTTCCCTAACTCCGGCGCCCTGAAATTCCAGCTGAACGTGATCTCGCGGCTCAAACGTTTCCGCTGGTTCTCGTGGCTGTTCGTCAAGTCCATGCGCGTCCCGGCCGACGTGACCCCCGTCTATGTCGAGAGTTTCCAGACCATGAGCCGGACGGCTTTCGACCGCGTCGGCTATGAGGTGCTTCACTACACACTTCCGGCAGGGATTGAACAGTCGAGCGTCCCGATGCTGATCACGGCAGGCGGCGCCGACGCCAAACCCATCGTCGCAGCAGTAACTGACCTCGCCGCGCGCATCCCATCGGCCATAGGCGTGATCGCCCCCGGCCTGCATCATGCCTGGAACGGTGAAGACCCCGCGCTCTTCTCGGCCATGATCCGCGCCGTAGTCACCGGCGTGCCGCTGCCGCCCGCGCTACAGTCCATCACAAGGTAACGGGGTGCAGGGGGCTGTGCTCCCTGCCGGAGTTTGGGACAGCACCCCAAGAATAGGCAAAACAAAAGGGCGTGTGGAGATAATCCGCACGCCCTTTCTTTTATCTCTGCGACGTACGCGCGGCTATTCCCCGCCGCCGCGATAACCGCCGCCGCCACGGTCACCACCGCCGCGCC
Proteins encoded in this window:
- a CDS encoding helix-turn-helix domain-containing protein, which codes for MSKLDLLLHPIRIRIVMALTGTQLTPAQIGATIDDVPLTSLYRHINALAEGGILAVVEERPIRGTVEKVYALIDGAARVRPDEMPPLSADEHMRYFMVFLTSLLQDFSQYLANRDPSGPPPDTSYTKIALSLSPDEYHALTEQMRDLATRYVGAEDDGTRKRYTFGFISIPEEQGR
- a CDS encoding alpha/beta fold hydrolase — encoded protein: MSLYIEESGTQGAPSIVFLHGSGTGRWMWTQQIADLADFHCINLDLPGHGKSLHDEWKSMADTAVQVAEVIRSRATHQRAFVVGLSLGGYIALELAAHHPAQVATAIVSSVTSAPFPNSGALKFQLNVISRLKRFRWFSWLFVKSMRVPADVTPVYVESFQTMSRTAFDRVGYEVLHYTLPAGIEQSSVPMLITAGGADAKPIVAAVTDLAARIPSAIGVIAPGLHHAWNGEDPALFSAMIRAVVTGVPLPPALQSITR